The Chaetodon trifascialis isolate fChaTrf1 chromosome 16, fChaTrf1.hap1, whole genome shotgun sequence genome includes a region encoding these proteins:
- the LOC139345256 gene encoding early growth response protein 1-like encodes MAATKAELLLPALQISDPLACFPPPPSPLDGYSKLEELQMLLQNAAAGGSLLAASAAEGAGLLSGEPAEYGDSLSDLPDLQGLPPLTPRLPSLAYSGRFTFEPSSTVSSGGGLWAEPLLSLFTGLVSMAAPPPATCSLSSSSSVTSSVTSSPSLSQTNFSCGCGDVTSVFSATPTYTTAAGSDLPPPTSNSQPAPQAFQPQGPPPAYPTSTSRLGLQPPSLVVPMLPDYVLSQQLQDGELDLIQDQKPVLLQGLNPPPAQPPLTPLSTIKAFSSQIQTQPQGTASGPAQHSQFTKSGRNRKSPTGRLCKTPPHERPYACPADGCDRRFSRSDELTRHVRVHTGQKPFQCRICMRSFSRSDHLTTHIRTHTGEKPFACTECGRKFARSDERKRHAKIHQRQRDRKADRDSSFSASIPISKPPAYASPPTSSPCSSYSSPTHSASSPATSLSSFSSLSMQAASPCFTSSSSLSHVYTSSPSPHLYSSSCSSPMESPQSELPSPHSSNIC; translated from the exons ATGGCAGCGACCAAAGCGGAGCTGCTCCTGCCCGCCCTGCAGATCTCCGACCCCCTGGCCTGCTTCCCGCCGCCTCCCTCCCCGCTGGACGGGTACTcgaagctggaggagctgcagatgctgctgcagaacgCCGCGGCGGGAGGCTCGCTGCTGGCCGCGTCGGCAGCAGAGGGAGCCGGGCTGCTGAGCGGAGAGCCCGCGGAGTACGGAG ACTCTCTGTCGGACCTCCCGGACCTGCAGGGTCTCCCCCCCCTCACCCCCCGCCTCCCCTCTCTGGCCTACAGCGGCCGCTTCACCTTTGAACCTTCGAGCACCGTCTCCAGTGGCGGCGGCCTGTGGGCGGAGCCTCTCCTTAGCTTGTTCACGGGGTTGGTCAGCATGGCGGCTCCTCCCCCTGcaacctgcagcctctcctcttcatcatcagtgacatcatcagtgacatcatcaccatCGTTGTCCCAGACAAACTTCAGCTGTGGCTGCGGTGACGTCACCTCAGTCTTCTCTGCGACGCCGACATACACCACCGCCGCTGGCTCTGacctgcccccccccacctccaacTCCCAGCCAGCCCCCCAGGCCTTCCAACCTCAGGGCCCCCCTCCAGCCTACCCGACCTCCACCTCCCGACTGGGCCTCCAGCCGCCCTCCCTGGTGGTGCCGATGCTCCCGGACTACGTCCTGtcgcagcagctgcaggatggcGAGCTAGACCTGATCCAGGACCAGAAACCTGTGCTGTTGCAGGGCCTGAACCCGCCGCCGGCACAGCCTCCGCTCACGCCGCTCTCCACCATCAAAGCCTTCTCCTCGCAGATCCAGACGCAGCCTCAAGGCACAGCCTCTGGCCCCGCCCAACACAGCCAGTTCACCAAATCAGGCCGGAACAGGAAGTCCCCCACAGGCCGACTGTGCAAGACGCCGCCACATGAGCGCCCGTACGCCTGCCCCGCTGACGGCTGTGACCGCCGCTTCTCCCGGTCTGACGAGCTGACGCGCCACGTGCGCGTGCACACGGGCCAGAAGCCATTCCAGTGCCGCATCTGCATGCGCAGCTTCAGCCGCAGCGATCACCTGACCACGCACATCCGCACGCACACCGGCGAGAAGCCGTTCGCCTGCACCGAGTGCGGACGCAAGTTCGCCCGCAGTGACGAGCGCAAGAGGCACGCCAAGATCCACCAGAGGCAGCGGGACCGCAAGGCCGACAGGGactcctccttctctgcttccATCCCCATCAGCAAGCCCCCTGCCTACGCctcccctcccacctcctccccctgctcctcctactcctccccGACTCACAGCGCCTCCTCCCCTGCCACCTCACtatcctccttctcctccctcagcaTGCAGGCCGCCTCCCcctgcttcacctcctcttcctcactctcacATGTCTACACCTCCTCGCCATCCCCCCACCTctattcctcctcctgctcttctcccATGGAGAGTCCTCAGTCGGAGCTTCCCTCCCCCCACAGCTCCAACATCTGCTGA
- the znf346 gene encoding zinc finger protein 346, with translation MRTRTPLIVMEIMAVAMQSEDFPYLPSGLAEVNKMIKEHSDLFSDSQCKVCSAVLISESQKLTHYQSKKHANKVRRYLTMQSDKEPELKKLKASSTSSWDCNNGDASRLKVCLVCNMTFSSPVVAESHYQGKVHAKNLRLKNVGAQSPAVASQTPAAAQPKKKPADESSSAPSTGNNNSNNNNPDRFCSICQASFNNPLMAQQHYVGKKHRKQMTKLKLMETYGPSTAPASTLKGYPCTVCSIELNSVEQYQSHISGAKHKNQVKKSGLNTAENQEPAEQSYSGDNQYTAADDQYAPGVDQYTAGENQYAPEDTEYQFT, from the exons ATGCGTACTAGGACGCCGCTGATTGTAATGGAAATTATGGCCGTCGCGATGCAGAGCGAGGATTTTCCGTACTTACCTTCGGGGCTGGCGGAGG tAAATAAGATGATAAAGGAGCACAGCGACCTGTTTTCTGACTCTCAGTGTAAAGTCTGCAGCGCTGTCCTGATTTCTGAGTCTCAGAAGTTGACTCATTATCAG agcaAGAAACACGCCAACAAGGTGCGGCGTTACCTGACCATGCAGAGCGACAAGGAGCCCGAGCTCAAGAAGCTCAAGGCGTCCTCCACGTCCAGC TGGGACTGTAATAACGGGGATGCCAGCCGGTTGAAGGTGTGTCTCGTCTGTAACATGACCTTCTCGTCTCCTGTGGTGGCCGAGTCACACTATCAGGGCAAAGTTCACGCCAAGAACCTGAGGCTGAAGAACGTCGGTGCTCAGAGTCCAG CCGTAGCTTCTCAGACTCCGGCGGCAGCTCAGCCGAAGAAGAAACCTGCGGACGAATCGAGCAGCGCGCCGTCAACgggaaacaacaacagcaacaacaacaaccccgACCGCTTCTGCTCCATCTGCCAGGCGTCCTTCAACAACCCGCTGATGGCCCAGCAGCACTACGTGGGCAAGAAGCACCGAAAACAGATGACCAAGCTGAAACTGATGGAGACGTATGGCCCGTCCACAGCGCCAG CCTCCACGCTGAAGGGCTACCCCTGCACCGTCTGCAGCATCGAGCTCAACTCTGTGGAGCAGTACCAGTCTCACATCAGCGGGGCCAAACACAAGAACCA AGTGAAGAAATCGGGtctgaacacagcagagaaCCAAGAGCCAGCGGAACAATCGTACAGCGGAGACAACCAGTACACAGCAGCAGACGACCAGTACGCCCCGGGCGTGGACCAGTACACAGCCGGAGAGAACCAGTACGCTCCCGAGGACACGGAGTACCAGTTCACCTGA